From the genome of Alkalimarinus coralli:
GCTCCTCAAATCGAATATCGGTAATTTCGACGGTAAACGGATTAAAACCTACTTTAATCGGTTCTATGGTCAGGTTCTCCCAGCCTATTAAGCGTTCATTGACTGACTGGTCGGTGGTATTGAACTGGTCAATATTAATCACTCCGGTGAAGCCACCGTTAACGACCTCAGAGCCCTCTGGAATAGCGAGTGCCAGATCGCCAGCCACTGACAGCGCGCCTTTGTCTATCGTCATTCTGACCTGTTCATTAAGGTAGGGTTGAATAACAGACAGGGCCAAACTTTCCAGGTCGATAGCCGCTTTCAGGTTGAGAGGGTTAGGGGTGAGCTGCCCGGTAATTTCACTCTTACCGGAATCCTGAATAAAGTAGGTGAGGTCAAACTCCAGCTTTTTTGTCATATCCTGACTGAGACCTGCCAAGCGACTGTTTATGTTTGATATATCGATCTTGGCAGGCGTTTGTGGTTGCAGATCGGTTAGGCTGACCTGGCTGCCGCTAATTAGCAGTTCCCCAATTGACCATTTGAACTCCGAAGGCTGGCTGGTCTTACCACCTGTTTTAGCTGTTGCAGTCTCAGTGTCTGCCTCAGTAGTCTCGGTATCTGACTTAGCAGACGCTGCATTTGTTTCAGCGCGGTCTGTTTTTGATAAAGGGGCTAACAGTGTCAGTGCACCACGCTTGTCTCGCTCAAGTTTCAGAGACAGGGTATCGATAGCAAGTTGGCTGATGTCCAGCTTCTGTTTAGCTAAATCGAAGTCTAATGGCCCGACAGAGATTTTATTTATATCTAAAAATGAGTCTTCAGATGAGAGAGGGGCAACTTTTAGCTCGTCCAGAGTGATGATTGCATTGCTAACATCCAATTGAGGGCTGCTGCCAGCCATACTAATATCATACTGCCCCTCAATATCGATCAACCCATGGGTGAGAGTATAAGGCACCTGCGCTTGAGCATAGGCCCATAGACGATGCGCTCTGATATCTTCAACTTTGAGAAAGCCACTGGAGTGAAACGGGGCAATACCGATGTTGCCACTCCAGGCAATATGCTGGCCGGTACCAAGTGCGACATCTAATTGATAGGCTCCGTCACCGTTGGTAAATGTCGAGAAGTTGTTCAAAGCAAAGCTAATGGGGGTGAGCTGGTGCTCAATGGGGGTGGATTGAGTGTGGTCGATTACGTCAATCTTGCCCGCATTCACCTTAATGCTGTCAAAAAGTAATTTAGGTGGAGAGGCACTGTTTTGGGCTTCTGTTTCAGGGATCTGCGCTGGACTGTTTTCAGCCAGCGCCTTGTGAAAATTAGTTGTGCCGCTTTCGTCAATGACCAGTTTAAGATAAGGGCCAACTAGCTCCATACTGGAAAATGTTGCCGCCCCCTCAATAATTGAACGGAGTTCAATGTTACTATGGAACCGGTCAAATGATAGTACAGTGCTGTTTTGCTGATCATTTATCGCTAGTTTGCTAATGGTGAGTGTAAGCGCAAAAGGGTTTACTTCGACACTCTCAATGTTGCTTTGCCAACCCAGGTTTTGCTCTATTTGGTCAATGGCCGTATTTTTGATGATGTTAGGTAGAATCAAAAAGCCTATCAGCGCATAAGTGGCAAGCAAGAATATGAGCCAAAACAGACGAGAGCGATACCAATAACGGCTAGTAATTTTTGAGATTGAGTGCACGTTAGTTCCTTGCGTCGATAAACCACGAATCGATGGCGACAAAAAGTGAAGTAATACAAAATAATTCGATCAAAAAGCCTCTATCAACAAGATAGTATATCCCAAAGTTTACGCGACTGAGACAGAATCATCATTAGATGGATTATAGATTAATGCGGGTAACAACTACTAAAACTAACAGAAAGGACGATAGAGTGATTAAGCGCAAAGTTAGTACCAATTATATGGCAGGAGCGGTCTGCTTTTTCACATCGGCAGTTGCCATGGCGGACAAAGTGGATGATTGTATTATTGAAGGTGTTAAAAGTGCCAGTGAAGAGTCATCGTTAGTTGCACTGAAGGAAAACTGCGAACGGTTGAGAGAGCCGGAGGTGGAAGTACCTGAGCGGTTCATTGAGGAAAAAAATACTGAAGATAACCCGTTTGTGATTACCCCGCATCGGCAGAACTATATCCTCGCTTATAGCTATATGGATGACCCAAACCAAGCCCCCTACCAACAGAGTTTTTACCCTGACTTGAATGAGCCGATGAACAATGAAGAGATCAAGCTTCAATTGAGCCTTAAGGTTCCGTTGACGTATTCGAAGTTATTTGTTGAAAATGATGCGATCTACTTTGGCTTCACCTTGAAGTCATTTTGGCAGTTCTATAATAGTGATCTATCGGCGCCTTTTAGAGAGACTAATTACCGGCCGGAAATCTACTATGAAGCGTCATTTCCATTTCAGCCGTGGAATGGCACACTGATGACACGTGTGGGCATTGAGCACGAGTCAAATGGCCGGTCGCAGTTTTTGAGCCGAAGTTGGAACCGTGTTTTTGTCGGCGTGGGGTTTGCCCAAAATAATTGGGGGGTCTATTTTCAACCCTGGTATCGGATTCCAGAAAACTCGAAAGTGGATGATGGTGATCCAACAACCCCTCCGCCGCCAAAAGGTGATGACAACCCCGATATCAGTGATTATCTGGGACACTATGAGTTGCACGGTGTGTATGACTATAAAGATGTTGAGTTTTCAGGCATGACCCGATACAGCTTTGAAGAAGGTTATGGTGCGATTGAACTAGGCATGAGCTTTCCCCTGTGGGGGCGCCTGAAGGGATATGTCCAGTACTTTAATGGCTATGGTGAAAGCTTAATTGACTATAATCATCACATTGAGCGTATTGGTGTAGGCG
Proteins encoded in this window:
- a CDS encoding DUF748 domain-containing protein, yielding MHSISKITSRYWYRSRLFWLIFLLATYALIGFLILPNIIKNTAIDQIEQNLGWQSNIESVEVNPFALTLTISKLAINDQQNSTVLSFDRFHSNIELRSIIEGAATFSSMELVGPYLKLVIDESGTTNFHKALAENSPAQIPETEAQNSASPPKLLFDSIKVNAGKIDVIDHTQSTPIEHQLTPISFALNNFSTFTNGDGAYQLDVALGTGQHIAWSGNIGIAPFHSSGFLKVEDIRAHRLWAYAQAQVPYTLTHGLIDIEGQYDISMAGSSPQLDVSNAIITLDELKVAPLSSEDSFLDINKISVGPLDFDLAKQKLDISQLAIDTLSLKLERDKRGALTLLAPLSKTDRAETNAASAKSDTETTEADTETATAKTGGKTSQPSEFKWSIGELLISGSQVSLTDLQPQTPAKIDISNINSRLAGLSQDMTKKLEFDLTYFIQDSGKSEITGQLTPNPLNLKAAIDLESLALSVIQPYLNEQVRMTIDKGALSVAGDLALAIPEGSEVVNGGFTGVINIDQFNTTDQSVNERLIGWENLTIEPIKVGFNPFTVEITDIRFEEPYGRVVVTEDRSTNLAQLAVASVDDVKATNTAVAGTKNTPPKKPADESDPEAQKPVPLKIDRILFNNGAAYFADLSIKPPFGTSIQNISGEISGLSADNLERATVDVKGTIEDYGKMLIKGKINPLSGDLYTDLDVKFDNIELSTMTPYSGRYAGYAIDKGKLNLHLNYKIANRMLKGENRLVLDQFELGDTVSSEESVDLPLKLALPILRDRNGVIDIDLPTEGNMDDPDFKISGLVLNAFTNVIIKAATAPFSMISSLVGGSPESLQSVAFEPGKAGLTDEQLSNLAKLSNALKERPQIILEIRANVDEEIDGGVIKKTKLDKRLNISNNLSRIEQLEKLVIARAGQQALDNAKASTQTQTATDSQSYEKALYDIALKTEPVSNLELNALAKRRISSIKTALIEQNGVAKGQVFALKPSLAGETREGKVVTSFNLTAR
- a CDS encoding phospholipase A, which codes for MIKRKVSTNYMAGAVCFFTSAVAMADKVDDCIIEGVKSASEESSLVALKENCERLREPEVEVPERFIEEKNTEDNPFVITPHRQNYILAYSYMDDPNQAPYQQSFYPDLNEPMNNEEIKLQLSLKVPLTYSKLFVENDAIYFGFTLKSFWQFYNSDLSAPFRETNYRPEIYYEASFPFQPWNGTLMTRVGIEHESNGRSQFLSRSWNRVFVGVGFAQNNWGVYFQPWYRIPENSKVDDGDPTTPPPPKGDDNPDISDYLGHYELHGVYDYKDVEFSGMTRYSFEEGYGAIELGMSFPLWGRLKGYVQYFNGYGESLIDYNHHIERIGVGVLLTDIL